From Streptomyces durmitorensis, a single genomic window includes:
- a CDS encoding alpha/beta hydrolase, whose amino-acid sequence MGLTSNKVIALAVLLAVVLFIGTVWFWPRLARQSWRAVIGRVGLLIATQLAVFASVGLAANQAFGFYATWADLFGQETSPGVVVDHDPAKGETPVDVRGTRPVNVPGGGRPSTGGQIQKVVVSGKEADTASPAYVYLPPEYFQSRYKNRTFPVSVVLTGYPGTAQALIKGLHYPQTAHEQARKGKMQPMILVMMRPTVAPPRDTECVDIPGGPQTETFFAKDLPGAISEHYRTGKGAGSWGVIGDSTGGYCALKLAMHHPDVYAAGAGLSAYYKAPIDVTTGDLFHGDKELEQRADLMWYLDHMPAPKTSLLVTTSKQGEDNYGDTEKFIGKVKAPTRVSSITLDSGGHNFNTWRREIPATLEWISGRLNGK is encoded by the coding sequence ATGGGTCTGACGAGCAACAAGGTCATCGCGTTGGCGGTGCTCCTCGCCGTCGTGCTGTTCATCGGCACGGTCTGGTTCTGGCCGCGCCTGGCCCGCCAGTCCTGGCGGGCCGTCATCGGCCGTGTCGGGCTGCTCATCGCCACCCAGCTGGCGGTCTTCGCCTCGGTCGGCCTCGCCGCCAACCAGGCGTTCGGCTTCTACGCCACGTGGGCGGATCTCTTCGGCCAGGAGACGAGCCCCGGTGTCGTCGTCGACCACGACCCCGCCAAGGGCGAGACCCCCGTCGACGTGCGCGGCACCCGGCCCGTGAACGTGCCCGGCGGCGGCAGGCCCTCGACCGGCGGCCAGATCCAGAAGGTCGTCGTCAGCGGGAAGGAGGCGGACACAGCGAGCCCCGCGTACGTCTACCTGCCGCCCGAGTACTTCCAGTCGCGGTACAAGAACCGCACGTTCCCCGTGTCCGTCGTCCTCACCGGCTACCCCGGCACCGCCCAGGCGCTGATCAAGGGCCTGCACTACCCGCAGACCGCCCATGAGCAGGCCAGGAAGGGCAAGATGCAGCCGATGATCCTGGTCATGATGCGGCCCACCGTGGCGCCGCCGCGGGACACCGAGTGCGTGGACATCCCCGGTGGCCCGCAGACCGAGACGTTCTTCGCCAAGGACCTGCCCGGTGCCATCTCCGAGCACTACAGGACGGGCAAGGGCGCGGGCAGCTGGGGCGTCATCGGCGACTCCACGGGCGGCTACTGCGCCCTGAAGCTCGCCATGCACCACCCCGATGTGTACGCCGCGGGGGCGGGCCTCTCCGCGTACTACAAGGCGCCGATCGACGTCACGACGGGCGATCTCTTCCACGGCGACAAGGAGTTGGAGCAGCGCGCCGACCTCATGTGGTACCTCGACCACATGCCGGCGCCCAAGACGTCCCTCCTTGTCACCACCAGCAAACAAGGAGAGGACAACTACGGGGACACCGAGAAGTTCATCGGCAAGGTGAAGGCGCCCACCAGGGTCTCGTCGATCACGCTCGACAGCGGCGGGCACAACTTCAACACGTGGCGCAGGGAGATCCCCGCCACGCTGGAGTGGATCAGCGGGCGGTTGAACGGCAAGTAG